The Urbifossiella limnaea genome has a window encoding:
- a CDS encoding ATP-binding cassette domain-containing protein, whose protein sequence is MTEPVFALDRATVARPGGAAVLTDFSWTVREGETWAVTGPVGCGKSTLADALLGRIHLRAGDLTWPLLDRLRAAGRDVKYVSDVARHVPFQENSRLFSYAGHYYQQRFEFADADEPLSLGTFLRSGSPAPADEVAAVAARLGLADRLGQPFITLSNGQTRRARIARALLGHPELLVLDDPFLGLDAAGRADVAAFLGRLVGEGLRLVLVCAADAVPGWVSNKLTLGRRDAGTQGQKDIAPASVPQSLSPSVPQSLSPIIELRDVTVRHGGRVLLDDVTWTVRAGERWAVMGPNGSGKTTLLSLLCGDHPQAFSNDVRLFGRRRGTGERIWDVKRPVGLTSPEFHLYFTGPLTAARAAATGFFDGVTDHATTPEQDAMVAGLFADFGLGALAARPFRQLSTGEQKLVLLARALVKRPRLVILDEPFQSFDADTVARCRDWLDANLSPDQTLLFVSHHPPELPRTVTRTLRLDNGRATAE, encoded by the coding sequence GTGACCGAACCCGTCTTCGCGCTCGACCGCGCGACCGTCGCCCGGCCCGGCGGCGCCGCCGTCCTCACCGACTTCTCGTGGACCGTCCGCGAGGGCGAGACGTGGGCCGTCACCGGCCCCGTCGGCTGCGGCAAGTCCACCCTCGCCGACGCCCTCCTCGGCCGCATCCACCTCCGCGCCGGCGACCTGACGTGGCCGCTCCTCGACCGCCTCCGCGCCGCCGGCCGCGACGTGAAGTACGTCTCGGACGTGGCCCGGCACGTGCCGTTCCAGGAGAACAGCCGGCTGTTCAGCTACGCGGGTCACTACTACCAGCAGCGGTTCGAGTTCGCCGACGCCGACGAGCCGCTGTCGCTCGGCACATTCCTCCGCAGCGGCAGCCCCGCGCCGGCCGACGAGGTCGCCGCCGTCGCCGCCCGGCTCGGCCTCGCGGACCGGCTGGGGCAGCCGTTCATCACGCTGTCGAACGGCCAGACGCGGCGGGCGCGCATCGCCCGCGCGCTGCTGGGGCACCCGGAACTACTGGTGCTCGACGACCCGTTCCTCGGCCTCGACGCCGCCGGGCGCGCGGACGTGGCGGCGTTCCTCGGCCGGCTGGTGGGCGAGGGGCTGCGGCTGGTGCTGGTCTGCGCCGCGGACGCGGTGCCGGGGTGGGTTTCCAACAAGCTGACTTTGGGACGCAGGGACGCAGGGACACAGGGACAGAAAGACATCGCGCCCGCGTCAGTCCCTCAGTCCCTCAGTCCCTCAGTCCCTCAGTCCCTCAGTCCCATCATCGAGCTCCGCGACGTGACCGTCCGCCACGGCGGCCGCGTCCTCCTCGACGACGTGACGTGGACCGTCCGCGCCGGCGAGCGGTGGGCGGTGATGGGGCCGAACGGCAGCGGCAAGACGACCCTCCTCAGCCTCCTGTGCGGGGACCACCCGCAGGCGTTCTCCAACGACGTGCGGCTGTTCGGCCGCCGCCGTGGCACCGGCGAGCGGATCTGGGACGTGAAGCGCCCCGTCGGCCTCACGTCGCCCGAGTTCCACCTGTACTTCACCGGCCCGCTCACCGCCGCGCGCGCCGCCGCCACCGGCTTCTTCGACGGCGTCACCGACCACGCCACCACGCCCGAACAGGACGCGATGGTGGCCGGCCTGTTCGCCGACTTCGGGCTCGGCGCGCTGGCGGCGCGGCCGTTCCGGCAGCTGTCCACCGGCGAGCAGAAGCTGGTGCTGCTGGCCCGGGCGCTCGTCAAGCGGCCGCGGCTCGTCATCCTCGACGAGCCGTTCCAGAGCTTCGACGCGGACACGGTGGCGCGCTGCCGCGACTGGCTGGACGCGAACCTGAGCCCGGACCAGACACTGCTGTTCGTGAGCCACCACCCGCCGGAGCTGCCGCGCACCGTGACGCGCACGCTACGCCTGGACAACGGGCGGGCGACGGCGGAGTGA
- a CDS encoding S9 family peptidase, which translates to MRAFHVAAVLLLAAGPAAAQNKRPMTVEDLYAFKRVAAPQISPDGKHVAYQVGTVSLEANKSTTALWVATTDGKTPPKQLTDPKGKRDAAPRWSPDGKTILFESTRSGSSQLWTVPAAGGEPKQVTSISTGAATGIWSPDGTHVAFVSSVFPEFSTLPFGESDAKNKAKDEAAEKNPVKAKVFTKLFYRHWDEYVGDKRQHLFVIDAPGARPGTVAAPRDVTPGDRDANPTSSTFSSGDDFTFTPDGKHLVFTAVPAKDEAWSTNYDLCRVGITNTKTEWETLTPNPAADGGPKFSPDGKKLAWRAQKKPGSEADRWEIAVASANPDGTLASPVVRLGDAGDVSVNEFAFVGESRAMFTADVRGSTGLFLLEGDQVERLGAPGGFASLSAGGGVVTGTRASMDAPPEVMAWPARGPMVNVSKANDDLLAKLDRPRPESVEVPIEGGKMQMWVLKPPGFDAAKKWPVAYLVHGGPQGAWEDSWSFRWNPSLWAAQGYVVVLPNPRGSTGFGQKFVDEISGDWGGKCYRDLVAGLDYVEKQPWADKERMASAGASFGGYMMNWFAVNDISKRFKCLVTHCSVWNFESMWGTTDELWFDEHEHGGLPWQVPGKYREFSPHIRAGELAKNKTPMLVVHNDLDFRCPIGQGHELFSALQRQGVPSRFVNFPDEGHWVLKPKNGAYWHREVFGWLARYAPPGGR; encoded by the coding sequence ATGCGTGCCTTCCACGTCGCGGCCGTGCTGCTGCTCGCCGCCGGCCCCGCGGCCGCCCAGAACAAGCGGCCGATGACGGTCGAAGACCTGTACGCGTTCAAGCGCGTCGCCGCCCCGCAGATCAGCCCCGACGGCAAACACGTCGCGTACCAGGTCGGCACCGTCAGCCTGGAGGCGAACAAGAGCACGACGGCGCTCTGGGTCGCCACGACGGACGGCAAGACGCCGCCGAAGCAGCTGACCGACCCGAAGGGGAAGCGCGACGCCGCCCCGCGCTGGAGCCCGGACGGCAAGACCATCCTGTTCGAGTCCACGCGCTCCGGCAGCTCGCAGCTGTGGACCGTCCCCGCGGCCGGCGGCGAGCCGAAGCAGGTCACGAGCATCAGCACCGGCGCCGCGACGGGCATCTGGTCGCCGGACGGCACGCACGTGGCGTTCGTGTCGAGCGTGTTCCCGGAGTTCAGCACGCTGCCGTTCGGCGAGAGCGACGCGAAGAACAAGGCGAAGGACGAGGCGGCGGAGAAGAACCCGGTGAAGGCCAAGGTGTTCACCAAACTCTTCTACCGCCACTGGGACGAGTACGTCGGCGACAAGCGGCAGCACCTGTTCGTGATCGACGCCCCCGGCGCCCGCCCGGGAACCGTCGCCGCCCCGCGCGACGTGACGCCCGGCGACCGCGACGCCAACCCGACCAGCAGCACGTTCAGCAGCGGCGACGACTTCACGTTCACGCCCGACGGGAAGCACCTGGTCTTCACCGCGGTGCCGGCGAAGGACGAGGCGTGGAGCACGAACTACGACCTGTGCCGCGTCGGGATCACGAACACGAAGACCGAGTGGGAGACGCTGACGCCCAACCCGGCCGCGGACGGCGGCCCGAAGTTCAGCCCGGACGGCAAGAAACTGGCGTGGCGGGCGCAGAAGAAGCCGGGGTCGGAGGCCGACCGGTGGGAGATCGCCGTTGCCTCTGCCAACCCGGACGGCACGCTAGCGAGCCCGGTCGTGCGACTCGGCGATGCGGGCGACGTGTCGGTCAACGAGTTCGCCTTCGTGGGCGAGTCGCGTGCGATGTTCACCGCCGACGTCCGCGGGTCCACCGGGCTGTTCTTACTGGAGGGCGACCAAGTCGAGCGGCTCGGGGCGCCGGGCGGGTTTGCCTCACTCAGCGCCGGCGGCGGTGTGGTGACCGGGACCCGGGCGTCGATGGACGCCCCGCCGGAGGTGATGGCCTGGCCGGCGCGTGGGCCGATGGTCAACGTCAGCAAGGCGAACGACGACCTGCTCGCCAAGCTCGACCGGCCGCGCCCGGAATCGGTGGAGGTGCCGATCGAGGGCGGCAAGATGCAGATGTGGGTGCTCAAGCCGCCGGGCTTCGACGCCGCGAAGAAGTGGCCGGTGGCGTACCTCGTCCACGGCGGGCCGCAGGGGGCGTGGGAGGACAGCTGGAGCTTCCGCTGGAACCCGTCGCTGTGGGCGGCGCAGGGGTACGTCGTGGTCCTGCCGAACCCGCGCGGCAGCACCGGGTTCGGCCAGAAGTTCGTGGACGAGATCAGCGGCGACTGGGGCGGCAAGTGCTACCGCGACCTCGTCGCCGGGCTCGACTACGTCGAGAAGCAGCCGTGGGCCGACAAGGAGCGGATGGCGTCGGCCGGCGCGAGCTTCGGCGGGTACATGATGAACTGGTTCGCGGTGAACGACATCAGCAAGCGGTTCAAGTGCCTCGTCACGCACTGCTCCGTGTGGAACTTCGAGAGCATGTGGGGGACGACGGACGAGCTGTGGTTCGACGAGCACGAGCACGGCGGGCTGCCGTGGCAGGTGCCGGGGAAGTACCGCGAGTTCAGCCCGCACATCAGGGCCGGCGAGCTGGCGAAGAACAAGACGCCGATGCTGGTGGTCCACAACGACCTCGACTTCCGCTGCCCGATCGGGCAGGGGCACGAGCTGTTCAGCGCGTTGCAGCGGCAGGGCGTGCCGTCGCGGTTCGTGAACTTCCCCGACGAGGGGCACTGGGTGCTGAAGCCGAAGAACGGCGCGTACTGGCACCGCGAGGTGTTCGGCTGGCTGGCGCGCTACGCCCCGCCGGGCGGGCGCTGA